From the genome of Apteryx mantelli isolate bAptMan1 chromosome 12, bAptMan1.hap1, whole genome shotgun sequence:
ccacgtgctgcccgcccgccgcgctcccgcttCCGGCGCTCGGCCACAGAGCAGCCGGAAGCGAGCCAGAGCGCCGACCGCGCTTCCGGCGGGCGCTCCGCGGGGGAGCTGGCAGCTCTATGGTGGGGAAGCgccggggccgtgcggggcgggagcggggtgtggggctgggccGGGACTgtgggggccggggctggggggcagctgtggggaaggGGCCGGGCGGGAGGCGTGGAGGAGGGGGCAGGGCGCGGGGTCAGGCTAGGGATGGGGGTagggggtgcggggctgggctgggatCCGGGGTAGGGAGTGGGGCCGGGatggggggccggggctgggatGAGGGTCCGGGGCAGGGAGTGGGGCACAGGGCGGGCGATGGGAGCCCGGGTGTGCAGAGGGGTCAGGGCTGGGCacgggccgtggggcaggggtaggtgtggggcagccgtgggaaACGTGGGGCACGACAGGAGTGGGGTTgttgggcagcgctggggcacaGAGGGAGGGACTATGGGGCAGAGGTGGGGCGTGGTGCCAGGCCCCACCGTgtccgtggggcagggggacgcGGTGCCTCACCCCACCACGtccatggggcagggggacatGATACCTGGTCCCACCATGCCCACGGGGCAGGGGGAGGTGGCACCTCACCCCGCCGTgtccgtggggcagggggaggtggcggcaggccccgccgtgccccccgGCGCCCATGAAGCTGCGGGCTGCCCCGTCCGCCTGCCCGGCGCTGTGGcgctccctgccctgcccgcgtGCCGAGCTGCGCCTGGACCTGGTGCTGTCGAGCGGCCAGACCTTCCGGTCAGttggggcggccgcggggagaGGGGGCGCCTGGCACGGTCGGGCGGGGGGCTCGCGGCCCAAACGGGCCCCCCCGGGCGCGGGGAGAGGGTTGGCTGTGGGGCCAGGCTGTGCCGACCCTCCCAGCCAGCTCTCGCCCCCGCAGGGGGCCGTGCCGCGATGGGGCGGGGGCCCAGCACgtgccgtggggctgccccacgcgGGGCTGCTGATGGCACCATGGCAGGTGGCGGGAGAGCAGCCCCGGGTGCTGGACGGGCGTCCTGGCCGGGCGCGTGTGGACGCTGACGCAGGCCGGCGAGCAGCTGTGGTACACGGTGTACGGTGAGGACGAGGAGGCTGAGGCTGGGCGTCCTGCCGTGCTGGCACCCAAGCGGCACCGCCGGGAGCAGCCGCCTGCCTTGGGGCGCAGCCCGGAGAGCCCACGCGCCGAGGACGGCGGCACCAAGCCCCCCACGCCACCCGGCGCCGAGACGGACGGCATCCTCCGCGACTACTTCCAGCTGGACGTGGGGCTGCCTGCGCTCTACCGGGCCTGGGGGGCGGCCGACCCCCACTTCCAGAGCGTGGCCGCCGACTTCCCAGGTGGGGTGGCCTCAGGgctggtgctgggtgctgccggCACCCCGTGGGTCGGGGGATGAAGCGCAGGGTGCTGTGCCCTGCTGGCCGGCGCTCCCTCAGCCCTTCCCTCCGGCAGGGGTGCGGGTGCTGCGGCAGGACCCCGTCGAGTGCCTCCTCTCCTTCATCTGCACCTCCAACAACCACATCTCCCGCATCACGGCCATGATCGAGCGCCTCTGCCGGGCCTTCGGGCGCCGCCTCTGCCGGCTGGACTCGCAGCCCTTCCACGCCTTCCCCGCGCCGCAGGCGCTCGCAGGTACGCGCAGCCCTGAGTCAGGgtgggggccgccccgcgcctgagCGCGGCCCGCGCGCCTCGCTGTCCCCTTGCAGGAGCCGACGCTGAGGACCGGCTCAGGGCCCTGGGCTTTGGGTACCGGGCGAAGTTTGTGAGCCAGAGCGCACGGGCCATTGTGGAGAGGCTCGGCGCCGAGGGGCTGCGCCGGCTGCGCGCCGTGCCCTACGCTGAGGCCCGGAAGGTGCTGTGCTCCCTGCCCGGCGTGGGCGCCAAGGTGAgctgcggccgcgccggggctgcgcggggacgggggctgcggggggctcaCGGCGCTGCGTGCCGGCAGGTGGCCGACTGCGTGTGCCTGATGGCCCTGGACAAGGCGGAGGCGGTGCCCGTGGACACGCACGTGTGGCAGATCGCCCGGCAGCACTACGGCACGGCGCTGGGCGCGGGCGCCAGGAGCTTGACCCCGCGGGTGCACGAGGAGATCGGtgtgtggggggctgggggagcctgACCCTGCGGGTGCACGAGGAGATGATGGGTGCgcaggggggctgggggagcctgACCCCGCGGGTGCGCGAGGAGATGATGGGTGCGCGTGGGGCCGGGGGAGCCTGACCCCGCGGGTGCACGAGGAGATGATGGGTGCGCGTGGGGTCGGGGGAGCCTGACACCGCGGGTGCACGAGGAGATGATGGGTGCGCGTGGGGCCGGGGGAGCCTGACCCCGCGGGTGCACGAGGAGATGATGGGTGCGCGTGGGGCCGGGGGAGCCTGACCCTGCGGGTGCGCGAGGAGATTGGGTGCgcaggggggctgggggagcctgACCCTGCGGGTGCGCGAGGAGATGGGTGCGCAGGGGGGCCGGGGGAGCCTGACCCTGCGGGTGCGCGAGGAGATGGGTGCGCGTGGGGCCGGGGGAGCCTGACCCTGCGGGTGCACGAGGAGATGATGGGTgcgcgtggggctgggggagcctgACCCTGCGGGTGCACGAGGAGATGGGTGCGCAGGGGGGCCGGGGGAGCCTGACCCTGTGGGTGCGCGAGGAGATGGGTGCgcaggggggctgggggagcctgACCCTGTGGGTGCGCGAGGAGATGGGTGCgcaggggggctgggggagcctgACCCTGCGGGTGCGCGAGGAGATGGGTGtgcggggggctgggggctgcgccGGGCTGCTGCACCCGGCTCTGCCTGCGACAGGGGCCCAAaccccgcgcggggcatcgctcCGTGGCGCCGGCAGCAGAGCTTTCCCTTGAACACACAGTCCAAGGGGACCCCGCAGCCGGGGTAGGGGCAAGggccaatcccccccccccagcgctgcaGGGCCTCACTCGCTCTCCATCTCTTTCTGCAGGCGACTTCTTccgggggctgtggggcccctaCGCCGGCTGGGCGCAGGCGGTGAGTACCCCCTCCCTGGCGCCGGCACCTGGCGGCCCCGGCAGCCGTGCCCACCCCAACAACGCCTTCGCCCCGCTCGCAGGTTCTCTTCTGCGCCGACCTCCGCAAGGGCCGGGAGCCGGCGAGCACCGGTGGCCGGCCCaagcggggccgaggccgggacaGGGACAGGGGCAAGGACAAGGCCAGCCCCTCCTAGGGGCGCCTCAGCCCCGGCTGGGGGGAGCACAGGTAACGcaccccgggggcccaggcggcagctggggagggggatTGCTGCGCCAGCGCCCGGCTCCGGCCCTGCGGGGATGGGATGCCTGTGCCACGTCTGTCTGTCTGactgtgtgtgtgcgggggggctTGCCGCTCTGGCCAGCACGGGGCAGGGAGCCAGGGCTCCGGCCCGCTCCCACGTGGGGCAGAGCAAAGCCGAGTGGCATTTGCCTCTTTCCTTTATTACAAGCAATAAAATAGAAACATCCATTTGGAAAATTCTTCTTGAACATGCCGGGGCGGGGAAGAAGTGCTGGGATGGTGCTGGGGCAGAGGTGGCTGGGACGGACGGAGGCAGGGAGCCGGGCTGGAGCCCCGAGGCGGCAGGGGAGAGACTCAGCCCCCCTCCCGGGGGCAGCCACCCTGGCGCGGGGCCCTGCCGGGGCTCAGCACAGCCCCTTGCTGTGCCTGGCCCCGGCTGTGAGAAGGGACGAGCGGGgcaggctgcccccccccccccccccagtccagcCACGCTGGGCTGGCAAAGGGGGTGGACAAGGACAGCGCTCGGGGGCGCAGAGGAagggcatcctcctcctcctcctcctcctcctccagc
Proteins encoded in this window:
- the OGG1 gene encoding N-glycosylase/DNA lyase, whose product is MKLRAAPSACPALWRSLPCPRAELRLDLVLSSGQTFRWRESSPGCWTGVLAGRVWTLTQAGEQLWYTVYGEDEEAEAGRPAVLAPKRHRREQPPALGRSPESPRAEDGGTKPPTPPGAETDGILRDYFQLDVGLPALYRAWGAADPHFQSVAADFPGVRVLRQDPVECLLSFICTSNNHISRITAMIERLCRAFGRRLCRLDSQPFHAFPAPQALAGADAEDRLRALGFGYRAKFVSQSARAIVERLGAEGLRRLRAVPYAEARKVLCSLPGVGAKVADCVCLMALDKAEAVPVDTHVWQIARQHYGTALGAGARSLTPRVHEEIGDFFRGLWGPYAGWAQAVLFCADLRKGREPASTGGRPKRGRGRDRDRGKDKASPS